The Lasioglossum baleicum chromosome 7, iyLasBale1, whole genome shotgun sequence genomic sequence TTTTGAGACCTTTTCGAGAGCATCATATTGATCCCACAAGTATAACGAGgcatgactttatagaaactaatGGTGATAATTTTATGGTCACAATACCATTCCTTTGTAAATTAACATGGGATTTTTTAATACTCCCGGAGTCGGAGATTCAGCAAAAGTTCGTTTGGACCTGTTATTGGTTTCTACTTGCCATTTTTGTCGCGATGACTAATCAGGTAAATAAATCAGATTTTCGTGAAAGTCTTTATAAACTATTCGTTAGATGTAATATTGGGTTCATTTTTGTATTCTTAATTCTACTAAAAGTAACTAGAAATACACAGACGTACTTCTTGCGTGTCATTCTGCATATCTCATTCTTTGTCTTAAATTAAAGCATTCAATGTTAATCGAAAAAGAAATAGTGGTACATAACATGAAAGATCTGTTCCAGATACATAAATGGTCTCATACATATTTTGGACTACCTGCTTGGGTTGTGTGGTTACAAGAACACAGAATTATATTACCCAGGAAGCATCATCGTGTACACCATGTTGCACCACATGAAACCTATTTCTGCATTACGACTGGATGGTTGAATTGGCCATTAGAAAAGCTTCATTTTTGGTATACACTGGAAGTCATAATTGAAACTTTGACTGGTTTCAAACCAAGAGCCGATGACTTGAAGTGGGCCCAGAAACGGTCTTGAGAATTAATGTGGTTCAttgttttatgcatttttatggacaaaaaacaaattTAGCAAAAGGTGAAAAATTTCCATGAATTTAATAACTTCATGGAAAGGACATAGGAAGGAATTGCAAACTTCGAGGGGAAAATTAAACCgatgaatataatttttttttcttatactTAGCACTACGAGGCCTTTCCTACAAAATAGATAGCGTGATTAAAGACATTTAGTATTACTTGAACATGCTTTTGAAGTTTACAcatttataatacatatatgcaataatatagaTATGTACATATTCTATAAGAAAAATGTGAGTAAGAAAACATGTTTGCGTAACTATGAACAATTGGCCTGACAAACTAAGCAATTATACGTTTATGCACTGCACAATCATTATACAAGTAGCACAAATTTCAGcggaacttaatttcatgttttacatcataatttaaaaacaaaaggaAGTACTACAAAGTTGAGATTAAAATGTTGCACAGATTATAGAGCATAATAAGTGGCTATGAAATGAAATCGAGTGTTGAACATAAGCATTGACACATACATGTATACCAGTATATGTGTATGTGTAtgcatgtatatatgtatttctacacaaatatttataaattaacttaaaatttgtTTGCACACAATTTAAAGAGAGTGTAATTTTggaaacaatttatattttaaattaatgtGCTAATTCGCACACGTCTAGTCTGCTGTATCTGCTTGAGCACAGTCACAAATTTCCCTGAACCTCTGAAAAAAATATTAAGTAACAAGAGTAACAACGATATTTTATCCGAAACGAATATTGTCAATTTAAATAGTACCTACTTATACACGCTCGCTGTAAAATCAAGTAAATACCTTTTCCTTCTTTTCTTAATTAGAAAAGACCACAATtgacatacaatttatatttgataACTTTTAATATACAACTTGCCACTGGCACTGACAATTTCGAAAGTTGACAATGTGGTCTTCGATCCTAATTTTTCGGTTGAATAGTATTGTCACAATTTGAGCTGAAACTTATAGAACAGTGTCCAATgtgaaatttataataagagcaatgaaatttttatggtTAGTTGATGACTATGAGATAAATGTTTTACAACTCTAAACTAAAAACAactgtttttgtttttatgaaCTATATATTCTTAACTTGTGACAAATGTTCTAAcaaacataaaaataaggtgctAAATATATAAGTACAAGTTCTAGGTTCAGGGACCAATCGAGGGCCTATTGCTCTATGCAGCAGTTTTCGAAGTAATTGGTTTGATTTGGGTAAAGTATACTGACGTACAAATATAATGATAAGAAGGTGACTGAATATTTATATTGAATTTTATGCTGGTGACTTTAATTTTTATAcctattgtattttttattggCAACCACTGTGAAAACGCCTTATGACATTCAGTATACTTTATGCAGAGCTTTACCATGATATATGTTCCTTGCAAGCAAATCATTAGTAATGTCTTttaaaggaaataataattataagacattacaattataataagtactgtaattgttattgttgttgttattgttataaAGAAAGGAGTATAAACTTTaaagaaaattgtcatattGTAATGCGTGCCAGAACTGAAGCTTTCTCTTTACATAGATCTATTTAATAGTTAACTAACAATTACACAAAGCAAAGTGAAACACAGAAGTATATTTTTtgctaatttaattttctatgCAATATATAAAATGTCACGACTCTGATTCCTTTTTGCaaatgtaatttttgtaaaaacagATGACTTTATAACGACATAGaactaatatatatgtatatgtatatatacatattatgttaTTATCAAAGGAGATACGAAAAACTAAAAACTATATTTATTGTAGTCCAAATGCTTCAAACCATTTAGTCATATACTTTACTAAATGTTGATTTGAAGCACGGACTTTCAACATTCATTACAACGAACACAgaagattattaaaatataaagaacTATTATATATGTAAAGGAAGCATATAATAGATGTATGATAATTATGCAATTCTAtttgattaatttaatttaattaatatcgaatCACGAAATatcttgattaaaataaaatgtcttGTTCACATTCCATAAGTCTAATTATctgaaaatatttattgcacGAATATTTTACGAATTGAAAGTCTCTATAGTTGTTTACATGTACTATAtacttattatatatatataacaggcGAAAATCATTGTTCATAAATTATTCTTTCATTTGAATGatttttgtatatattatacTTACATGAATCTAGTGGCAGTTAATATTAACACCAGccttataaaataaaaacgaagaaaatatttattaaaaaataatcttaTTCTATAATGCTTTGAGGCTACTCTAAGGATATTTACTTCGACAGTTAGTCTCAGTTTTAGAAAATATACATAGCGATAAGCAAAAACGGAGAAGTTATAACTCTATTATGAGGTATTAAACATTTTGACTTCTGAGTAATATGTTTAGATACATGGAAATGTTTGTTTTTTAAGCTTAAATTTATAAAAGAGAAGTATAAACTGCATAGTTCAAATAAAACAAAGGATACAATggctgtaaatatatatattgaatttgatacatcaaaaaacatttatatatcTAATTCTAATTCCAAAACGGCAGACCTATTTTCATATGATTATAATCAAGCACTTTTGACGTGATTACATTGTGTCATTGTTCATCACAATTTTTCATtcggttttataaaaattttttaacaatcttGAATGATAGGACAAGGAAAATGTAATAGGTTCAATAAGATACTATAATATGCTGTTTTTATTTGCTTAATTTAGTATAGCATAAACTGCATTTaaagtttgcatattaaaacatATATTACatggaaaatataattatttattctgtaaTCTACAAAACCACGTAAAATGAAAGAAACAGgatgtttaaaataatatatcagAGTGatcttattctttttttaataaacttaTCTGTTTTTATTGGgagaatataataataaataagtatCGACAAAAACTTGACTGACAAAAGAAATTGCATTTGCTACATATGCATGTGTTTGATCAAAAGTTATTATCTAGTACgataatgaataaatataatatatgtataagtaatatatataattaatataagaaGTTCATAAAGGACCCCTTGTATGTATTTAAAACTATAGTTTATGTTGCTCCACTAATAATCCACAACGATGCCTTTGACAGTGTCAAAGTGATAGTCAAACAGAAATTTGAACTCGTATTTTATACTAATATAGAACAAAAATGTTTGTGCTGTCTAATTATGATTTCGCAAAGCTAAAACTTTTCTTCTTTATGCAATTGACAAGGCATAAAGGAGAGAAAGATGTTATTTTGTGATAtcgcatatattttatatatttataatttgtataGTGAAAGCTGCACACgaagatttaatatttattcatatggaATTTACTTTTTAAGTATCAAtatattgtataaaattttatgcTGCAAAGAAAAGGATCGGATATGGTTCTTCATATTAATAAATCTTAAAgtattcatttatatataccTGTTGTATCATCgcttttttacattttattttagcTACACGCGTagttttttagtattttttttcttttacgaaTTTTCAGCAACAGGCTTTTTTTCTaacgaatatttaaaatttgatGTATACGTGATATTTCTCGCTTATTGCTTTTCATTTTTTCGAAAGAGACATACGCAGCTAAAGAAAATGAAAGAATCACCGATACCCGCCtatatttgaattttgaatctCGTTCGAGAATCGGTCGGTAAAACAGTTTCACGTGAGAAGGCGTTGTTGCATCGGCGACGTCAACGCAGATCGATAGCTCTACTCACGGTACGGATCTACAGTATCTTGAGAATGTTCACGGTAATTCGTCATCCGTTTCTCTAAACAGTTGGCAGAATTTGAGCGTTCGGTGTGACGATAGTCTGCCGTCGGCGTCCGTTCGTAGGAAAGCGAGAAGGCATTGAAGGGTACACCTTTATCAGATTAAAGTAAAGCGAATTCGTTGAAAAAAGGGAATCTGATACTGAAAAAAGTAAGATTCAGTAACTGAAGGTTAATCGGCTTGTAGTTTCAACTTCGTTTTGGATCCCTTGACCTCTTGAACTCCCCGCGGGTTTTTTCATTCTCGTGAGGTGAATAACAGTGGTACATAGTCGAACCCCTGACCCCTCCTCGGGAGGTTTGCGCCTCGGCGCCTATGCTATACCAAAGGAAAGAACAAGAAATTGCGGAAATAGGAAGGTTAAGAGGACGGCACGAAAGGGAGATCGCGCCGTCCATCACCATGAAGCTCGTTGACCACGTGGTGAGGAGCTTCAAGGTGGCCAAGGTTTTTCGTGAAAATTCCGACCGCATAAACAGCATCGACTTTTCACCGAACGGGGACACTTTGATCTCTTGTTCAGAGGATGACCAGATCGTGATATATGACTGTGAGAAAGGCACTCAGGTGCGCACAGTTAATTCAAAGAAGTATGGTGTAGATTTAATTCATTTCACACACGCGAAGAATACCGCGATACACAGCAGTACCAAAATCGACGACACAATCCGCTATCTAAGTCTACACGACAACAAATACATCAGATACTTCCCAGGTCATAGCAAGAAAGTTGTGTCGCTGTGTATCAGTCCTATAGAAGATACATTTCTTTCTGGTTCTCTAGACAAATCTTTAAGACTATGGGACTTACGTTCACCTAATTGTCACGGTGTTATGAATGTCTCTGGACGTCCGGTTGCCGCCTACGATCCAGAGGGTCTGATTTTTGCTGCAGGTGTCAATTCGGAGTTCATTAAATTATACGACTTACGCAGCTTCGACAAGGGGCCATTCGTCAcgtttaaattgtcccaagaaAAGGAGTGTGATTGGACAGGATTAAAGTTCAGCAGAGACGGCAAAACTATACTGATTTCCACGAATGGTAGTACAATCCGTTTGATCGATGCATTTCACGGCACTCCTCTACAAACATTCGCAGGTTACCTGAACAATAAAGGAATCGCTATCGAAGCTAGCTTTAGTCCCGACTCGCAGTTTGTATTCAGTGGATCTACAGATGGTAGAGTGCACGTATGGAACGCTGAAACTGGATATAAAGTTTGCGTGCTAAACGGCGATCACCCAGCACCAGTTCAATGTATTCAATTTAATCCTAAGTACATGATGTTAGCATCGGCATGTACCAACATGGCATTTTGGTTACCAACCGTCGACGAAAGTGCATAAAGTTAATGCATTTGACACTGGATGGGCAATGCTTCTaagaatttacataattttctgcAAGAATAAGATGCCAGTGTTGGAATGAACCCAAGAAGCAGAGGACTCGTTGTAATATCCAGGATTGGCCCGCTTGGCTTGTTTCGAGTACAGTCGTCTACCGTTTACATAGAGAGCTGTCTACAGCACGATGTATGTGACCATCGTAATACCTTGTCAATATTTAAGAACCGTGATGTACTGTTGCTTCTCTTCTTTCTTAAACCATACTACAAATATCGCTAGTATTTGAATGTGTCATCTTGTGTACATAATTCCTTCTTGTGTTCCTATGTGTAGCATAACGATATAGAATTATCTATTCTACACTGGGAAAACTCTTTGAATTGTACATTTAAACTAATTTCCGAGTGGTCGATGATTCTACATACGCATCTTTATTATTACATCGCATCTTTTGACTATAATTCCACGAAGTCATATTATGATCACGCACCTGGGATCGTcgcagaaaaagaaattgatcTACAATGCAGTATTCCagcaatattatacatatatacatatatatagatatatatacatatatatgtatgtatagaatATTTGACTAAACAAGTTCTTGGCACGAGTCAGCTTATTAGAAACGAGTTTGAAGCACAAACGAGAAATATTGCTGAACCGTGAATGATTCATTACGATGAGACTTAAGAAGAATTATTGCAAGACACACGCAAATACACATCCGCGTGCGCCTGAGTCCAATTCTAGGATATTGGTATCTGAAAAACAGTGAATTCGTAGCTGCTAAACTTGCGTATGAAGAAATATTAACGATGGTATTGTAACGATGGAAATCGAGCGATTGGTTACATTGTTTAAATTTCTCCCCAGTGGCCGTCCGAAGTCAGGGATAGATTTCGTTTGCTCGAACCTTGTCGTTAACGGCGTCTACACGAAAATTTAAACATGAATGCAACGATACATCGTCGAAGCGCATTAAGAACGATGGTTATCGAGCTTATTTATTGTGCACAGTAAACACACGGACGTTCAAAATAGACACTCTGTTGATGGCAGTAAGGTATCACACATATTTCTACGACTTCCATGCGATAAAGGTATAATAATTCAGAAAGTATACTGCCATAAACGGCACTTACGTTATTACATATGTATTATTCTAGATACGGTATCGTTTTTAATCTACATGCGTGGAACCGGCGGGCCGGGTGAGAAACATTCGATGACGGTAGAAAGTGCGATTAAGTCTAATCGTCTCACGGTAGTTCAGTAAATTTTAATGTTTATATCATCGCGATATGATATTTTCATCTTCGACAAGGGAAACAGGAGCGCTCGAACGGACAGGATGCAAGCACACGTGCGGGGTAActgtttttaatgaaaattattaagagaaaagagagaagaaaaaaaatgggaaattgaCAATCCATAATCTTTTGTATTCTGCAATTAAAATAGTCGAACAAGATCGTCTCGTTTCGCTGTACGCGTGTTTGATAAAACGCAGAGACTATTCGACAGTTTTATCATTAACTGCAAGAAAACCTCTTGCTGGATATAGTATTGCACAATTTTGTGTAACTTGTCGCACGTGTTTACAATTTACTTGTGTATACATTCTGTCCGTTCGATTACGTAGCCCTGCCTTCATCATACATGTATATATCATTATATTCACAATGTCCTCTAGAATTTCTAGACGTTTTCCTTAACATACTTTATGCAAGAGTagataattattatatactgtATTGAGAAGCGCGTGCGTGTATGTACGATTGCGTTTTTGTGTATTGTTTCATCAATTCTATCTAAAGGCAGCATGTCTGCAAGTGTGTatgcgtgtatgtatgtatgtatgtatgtatgtatatgcgaGTCGGTGACCACGAGGATGTATCTTTGTACGTAGAACGTGTTTGCTTGTATATCTTCGAATTTTGCGAGCTCACCTTCGAGCGCATCACATTGTGAATTGTGAATGTGGGAGAGAGTTCGCGCCTCGTCttgtaaaatagtatttttctaAATGGCGAAACAATGTGTGAGCAACTATATCGGTGATTCTGTGTTGGAGCAAACGATGTATACCGATTATGATTATTTAAGAAATGCGTTCCACGACTCGAGATAAAGAGATGTCAGACGCGATACAAATGAAAATCGTCTCATGAAAGTACCATGATCGATCCACGTATATAGATTAAACACTCTATCTCATATACTGCCAACTTATAAAATCGAACGGGTATGTCCTAAACACTTTGACGATACGTTGATCAACTGCAGACTTTCTGTTATGTGCGCGACCACTGTGTTCCCGGAAAGGAGGAAAAAGATGAAAATAAAACTTGTATATACTGTGACAAGTTGcgccagtggcgcacccaggatgcaatcttggggggggggggcgagttgaacccagccctaggttttgcgtgatgacctttatTATATCTGTCAAGgactattccgcgattttaattttggaagctaaacatttttcttggggggggggggacttggccccaTGGCCCCCCCTGGATGCGCCACTGAGTTACGCGATAGAATATCACCTGATCGGCGGCCGTGCGCcgcgttaagggggtagactcgtttctaggattgcaagggtgcggaatgcgcgttctcatttctcgataatgcaaagatggggtttttcagtagtcaaatgcgctagataaaagatcaatctaggccgcgatcgccctcaaaagttctattttattacgtttacgaggcatgGCATTTACGAGGCATATTTTATTACGTTTGGAAGcatgttatatattatatagtagctgtcgcagctttatgaaaataacttccgaataatgcaaattacgcctcgtaaacgaaaaaataagacttttgagggcggtcgcggcctagatcgatcttttatctagcgtttttgaatactgaaaaacctcatctttgtattatcgagaaatgaggagaacgagtctacccccttaaaatcGTACGTTCCAAGTTAGGGATTCTCCTTTTATCGAGGGAACTTGACGTCACCCTCATCATTTTGTACATATACATGttatgtgtatatatacatatataaaaagttctttttttacATATTTGAATTCTTTCTTATAAATTCGACCATATACGTTTTTCTCATTCTGTCGTCAAAAACAACTCCTGATTTCATATTATCCGGCACATTTGCTCTCGTGTCATTTTTCACACGACTCATACGGCTGCTTAACAAAGGGATTtagaattttaaatgaaatagaaaaaaaacaaaGACTAAGAAGAGTATTCTAGTAAAATATTTATTGgataaaaaaaaggaagaacggAAGCATACCAAATGTATTGTGATCTGCCGACACGAATTATcgtttgaatttgtatttaGGCATTTCTTCTAAGTTCCTACGTTAAGTTTTCGTACGAAGATTTTCTGCGCAATGTAGAGAACCAGTGGAAcgttaaaacatatttttcgcaGTAGAGTGACTTAGAGAACTAGGAACATACGAAAACAGGGGGCTGAAATCGTGA encodes the following:
- the Kua gene encoding plasmanylethanolamine desaturase Kua; its protein translation is MDEIKVANLGQAASAACSMATNFLAPVKTERQIYENSMLEDDPNANSVVPTSQEDRTVPRWGPNHKGAQELANLYSTGKRTQECICVGICITLMVVNSIFILVRLRFENLSPIAVAAFCGIVTADFGSGFVHWAADTWGSIELPILGKNFLRPFREHHIDPTSITRHDFIETNGDNFMVTIPFLCKLTWDFLILPESEIQQKFVWTCYWFLLAIFVAMTNQIHKWSHTYFGLPAWVVWLQEHRIILPRKHHRVHHVAPHETYFCITTGWLNWPLEKLHFWYTLEVIIETLTGFKPRADDLKWAQKRS
- the Wdr82 gene encoding WD repeat domain 82 — protein: MLYQRKEQEIAEIGRLRGRHEREIAPSITMKLVDHVVRSFKVAKVFRENSDRINSIDFSPNGDTLISCSEDDQIVIYDCEKGTQVRTVNSKKYGVDLIHFTHAKNTAIHSSTKIDDTIRYLSLHDNKYIRYFPGHSKKVVSLCISPIEDTFLSGSLDKSLRLWDLRSPNCHGVMNVSGRPVAAYDPEGLIFAAGVNSEFIKLYDLRSFDKGPFVTFKLSQEKECDWTGLKFSRDGKTILISTNGSTIRLIDAFHGTPLQTFAGYLNNKGIAIEASFSPDSQFVFSGSTDGRVHVWNAETGYKVCVLNGDHPAPVQCIQFNPKYMMLASACTNMAFWLPTVDESA